The Plasmodium gaboni strain SY75 chromosome Unknown, whole genome shotgun sequence genome segment tatatttacatataatatttttttttttttttttttgttcacCCTTTAGATTCAAATAAGAGggaaaaaaatagaaatgAAATCCATATTTTCACCACAAGGAGAATTAATACCTGCTACATTAATTGAAATAATGCCGAACGTTATTTATAGATTTTTAGATTTTGGTAAAGTAGGTATAGCATATGGAAAACCATTAGATGAGAGTCGATGGATTTTAAAACCAGAAATAGGTCAGATAGCTAAAGTTGGTTgtaattttaaaaatacatGTAGCTTGACATTAACCCCTCCACAGAATTTTGTATTAGGACAAATTATTGATgtttcttatttatataattataaatatgtaaatgTAAGAGGTTTATCTAAAGGAAAGGGTTTCAGTGGTGTCATAAAAAGATGGGGATTCAAGAGGTAcacacataaatatatat includes the following:
- a CDS encoding putative 50S ribosomal protein L3, apicoplast yields the protein MPLFFLYSLLIYLTLFQCIRNYKLLSTLQLSNKALVGNYVGSNLSYASWLGKIKNINNRRTFEINMIKKFINARDPCEPQDHLKDIPYKDELDRIQIRGKKIEMKSIFSPQGELIPATLIEIMPNVIYRFLDFGKVGIAYGKPLDESRWILKPEIGQIAKVGCNFKNTCSLTLTPPQNFVLGQIIDVSYLYNYKYVNVRGLSKGKGFSGVIKRWGFK